A genomic window from Flavobacterium phycosphaerae includes:
- a CDS encoding single-stranded DNA-binding protein, which translates to MNAMRNKVQLIGHVGQEPEVKTFDGGKKVVNITIATNDYYTNDKGEKVEQTEWHRVSAWGKVADIIEKYVTKGKEICIEGKLTHRSYEDKDGTKRYITEVVANDVLLLGK; encoded by the coding sequence ATGAATGCCATGAGAAACAAAGTACAGTTAATCGGTCACGTAGGACAAGAACCAGAAGTAAAAACCTTCGACGGAGGTAAAAAAGTAGTTAACATCACCATTGCTACTAACGATTATTATACCAACGACAAAGGAGAAAAAGTAGAACAAACCGAATGGCACCGAGTAAGTGCTTGGGGTAAAGTAGCCGACATCATTGAAAAATATGTTACCAAAGGCAAAGAAATTTGCATAGAAGGCAAACTAACTCACAGAAGCTATGAAGACAAAGACGGCACCAAACGATATATTACCGAAGTAGTTGCCAACGATGTCTTGTTGCTTGGGAAATAA
- a CDS encoding M20/M25/M40 family metallo-hydrolase — protein MRKNYASVYSVLVLAALIFGVFYFMMPQCYDETEAPLSDFSTQRALETVKTMSAKPHFVGSKQHEAVANSLQTTLRNLGLETSLQEGFTMTEMGTLVKSKNILARIKGSANTKALLLLSHYDSAPHSFSKGASDDASGVATILESVRAFLHNKTPHKNDIIILFTDAEELGLNGAALFVTQHQWAKEVGLVLNFEARGSSGPSYMLMETNKGNAKMVAAFKAGNATYPVSNSLMYSIYKMLPNDTDLTVFREAGKIQGFNFAFIDSHFNYHTAQDTYDNLDRRTLAHQGTYLFPLLNYFSNADLTDLNSTEDQVYFNVPFSFISYPFGWIWPMLAIAFGLFILFVFIGLGKRAMRIDEIIKGFIPLFGALATAGLVTYVGWKLLLTFSPQYNDILQGFTYNGHDYIYAFVCLTLAICFLFYQNNGKRNPEMSQLVAPLLVWLLINSGIALKLQGAGFLILPVMASTLMLGFFVLTQKSNWFLNVLLAVPTVLIIIPFIQMFPIGLGLKILFGSSILTVLAFTLLLPVFGSFPQKGIWAGLCFLLSLGFFVKAYQSSDYTNEKAKPNSLVYLLNADTNKANWATYDTNLDEWTTHFLGKNPKIATTVNANKLYSKYGSEFTFMAEAPLKNIAKPTIEFLRDTLKGNQHLYRIKITPNRKVNRYDIFVRNKIQINNLKANGVTSVSFKSNMGATTFGKIVTYYVVDNLPLELEFSINAKAQLQLELLESSFDLMNNPLINTVKRKPWMMPTPFVLNDAIIVKQKIKPSPKLAEVKPRFHQNPIKKDSLTIAIDSLRP, from the coding sequence ATGAGAAAAAACTACGCTTCTGTCTATTCCGTTTTGGTGCTGGCGGCACTCATTTTTGGTGTTTTTTACTTTATGATGCCCCAGTGTTATGACGAAACTGAAGCACCCCTTTCGGATTTTTCTACACAACGGGCGCTGGAAACGGTAAAAACGATGTCGGCAAAACCCCATTTTGTGGGTTCTAAACAGCACGAGGCAGTTGCCAATTCTCTTCAAACGACTTTACGAAATTTAGGATTAGAAACCTCACTTCAGGAAGGTTTCACGATGACCGAGATGGGTACTTTGGTCAAATCAAAAAATATTTTGGCGCGTATAAAAGGTTCGGCAAATACTAAAGCGTTGTTACTGCTTTCGCATTACGACAGTGCGCCCCATTCGTTTTCAAAAGGCGCCAGCGATGATGCCAGCGGAGTAGCCACTATCTTGGAGAGTGTTCGGGCTTTTTTGCACAATAAGACGCCACATAAAAATGACATTATTATTCTTTTTACGGATGCAGAAGAATTGGGATTGAACGGGGCGGCCTTATTTGTAACACAACATCAGTGGGCCAAAGAAGTAGGACTGGTGCTCAACTTTGAAGCGCGTGGTTCTTCGGGGCCGAGTTATATGCTGATGGAAACTAATAAAGGCAACGCTAAAATGGTGGCCGCTTTCAAAGCCGGAAATGCTACTTATCCGGTTTCGAATTCGTTGATGTACAGCATTTATAAAATGTTACCCAACGACACCGACTTGACGGTTTTCAGAGAAGCCGGAAAAATACAAGGATTTAATTTTGCCTTTATTGACAGTCATTTTAATTACCACACCGCACAAGACACCTATGATAATTTAGACCGAAGAACGTTAGCCCATCAAGGAACGTATTTATTTCCGTTGTTGAATTATTTTTCAAACGCCGATTTGACCGATTTAAATTCGACGGAAGATCAAGTATATTTTAATGTGCCGTTTAGTTTTATAAGTTATCCTTTTGGCTGGATTTGGCCTATGTTGGCAATAGCGTTTGGGTTATTTATACTCTTTGTCTTTATTGGTTTGGGTAAAAGAGCGATGAGAATAGATGAAATTATCAAAGGTTTTATTCCGCTTTTTGGGGCATTGGCAACAGCCGGTTTGGTGACTTATGTGGGTTGGAAATTACTGTTAACTTTCTCCCCGCAATACAATGATATTCTTCAAGGATTTACTTATAACGGTCACGATTACATTTATGCTTTTGTCTGTTTGACGCTGGCCATTTGCTTTTTATTTTATCAAAATAACGGCAAACGCAATCCCGAAATGAGTCAACTGGTGGCGCCATTATTAGTTTGGTTACTTATTAATTCAGGAATTGCTTTGAAACTACAAGGGGCCGGATTTTTAATTCTTCCGGTTATGGCAAGTACTTTGATGTTGGGCTTTTTTGTATTGACACAAAAATCAAATTGGTTTTTAAATGTCCTCTTGGCGGTTCCGACAGTGCTGATTATCATCCCTTTTATTCAAATGTTTCCGATTGGTTTGGGATTGAAAATTTTGTTTGGAAGTTCTATTTTAACCGTATTGGCGTTTACCTTGTTATTGCCCGTTTTTGGCTCCTTTCCGCAAAAGGGAATTTGGGCCGGATTGTGTTTTTTACTATCGCTCGGATTCTTTGTCAAAGCCTATCAAAGTTCGGATTATACTAATGAAAAAGCAAAACCCAACAGTTTGGTATACCTCCTGAATGCTGATACCAATAAAGCTAACTGGGCAACCTATGATACCAATTTGGACGAATGGACCACCCATTTTTTAGGCAAAAACCCAAAGATAGCCACAACCGTTAACGCCAATAAACTCTACAGCAAATATGGCTCAGAATTCACCTTTATGGCGGAAGCTCCTTTAAAAAATATTGCCAAACCAACCATTGAATTTTTGCGAGATACGCTAAAAGGAAATCAGCATTTGTATCGCATAAAAATTACACCTAACCGAAAGGTGAATCGCTATGATATTTTTGTTCGAAATAAAATTCAAATCAACAATCTGAAAGCTAATGGTGTTACCTCGGTTAGTTTTAAAAGCAATATGGGCGCCACAACTTTCGGGAAAATAGTGACTTATTATGTGGTGGATAATCTTCCTTTGGAATTGGAATTTTCTATCAATGCTAAAGCCCAATTGCAATTGGAATTATTGGAAAGTTCGTTTGATTTGATGAACAATCCCTTAATAAATACCGTCAAAAGAAAGCCTTGGATGATGCCAACCCCCTTTGTTTTGAATGATGCTATA